A part of Streptomyces sp. NBC_01235 genomic DNA contains:
- a CDS encoding transglycosylase SLT domain-containing protein: MSRISVRGFAVASATAVTAVGSVVGVASGSVAQPNDAEATASDATLLADLPVGQQAQVQTASLAQQASYQAIAADEGAKKDAEESARKAAAKTAVAKKEAAEKAAKERAEAKTKASRSAGDFPILSSYSVAQIQAMAAQMVPSGQFQCFSNIVDHESSWNYHAVNASSGAYGLFQALPAGKYASAGSDWQTNPATQIKWGLNYMDSRYGSPCEAWSFWQANHWY; the protein is encoded by the coding sequence GTGAGCCGGATCTCGGTCCGGGGATTCGCAGTGGCCTCGGCCACGGCGGTCACCGCTGTCGGAAGTGTCGTCGGCGTTGCCTCGGGCAGTGTTGCGCAGCCCAACGACGCAGAAGCGACGGCAAGCGACGCGACACTCCTCGCCGACCTGCCTGTGGGCCAGCAGGCCCAGGTGCAGACGGCGTCCCTCGCGCAGCAGGCCAGCTACCAGGCCATCGCCGCAGACGAGGGCGCGAAGAAGGACGCCGAGGAATCGGCCCGCAAGGCCGCCGCCAAGACGGCCGTCGCGAAGAAGGAGGCCGCCGAGAAGGCGGCCAAGGAGCGCGCCGAGGCCAAGACCAAGGCCAGCCGCAGCGCGGGCGACTTCCCGATCCTGAGCTCCTACTCCGTCGCGCAGATCCAGGCGATGGCGGCGCAGATGGTGCCCAGCGGCCAGTTCCAGTGCTTCAGCAACATCGTGGACCACGAGTCCAGCTGGAACTACCACGCGGTCAACGCCTCCTCCGGTGCCTACGGTCTCTTCCAGGCACTGCCCGCCGGCAAGTACGCGTCCGCCGGTTCCGACTGGCAGACCAACCCGGCCACCCAGATCAAGTGGGGCCTGAACTACATGGACAGCCGGTACGGCAGCCCCTGCGAGGCGTGGTCGTTCTGGCAGGCCAACCACTGGTACTGA
- a CDS encoding transglycosylase SLT domain-containing protein, which produces MSRISARGFAVASATAVTTVGAVMGVAQGSVAQPNDDAEATAGESTLLADLPVGRQAQVQTASLTQQASTQAIAADTTARKSAEETARKQAAKDAVARQKAAQEAADKAKADQEAKERAEAETKAATASTVDAGSFAQQSSYTVAEVQAIARQIVPADQFQCFSNIVDHESTWNYQAVNPSSGAYGLVQAYPGSKMSSAGADWRTNPATQIKWGLNYMNERYDSPCGAWDYWQANGSY; this is translated from the coding sequence GTGAGCCGGATATCGGCCCGGGGCTTCGCCGTGGCCTCTGCCACCGCCGTCACCACTGTCGGCGCCGTCATGGGCGTCGCCCAGGGCAGCGTCGCGCAGCCCAACGACGACGCCGAGGCGACGGCGGGCGAATCGACCCTCCTCGCGGACTTACCGGTAGGCCGGCAGGCCCAGGTACAGACCGCCTCGCTGACCCAGCAGGCCTCCACCCAGGCCATCGCCGCGGACACCACCGCCCGGAAGTCGGCGGAGGAGACGGCCCGCAAGCAGGCGGCCAAGGACGCGGTCGCCAGGCAGAAGGCCGCCCAGGAAGCCGCGGACAAGGCGAAGGCCGACCAGGAGGCCAAGGAGCGCGCCGAGGCGGAGACCAAGGCCGCCACCGCCTCGACTGTGGACGCCGGCAGCTTCGCCCAGCAGTCCTCGTACACCGTGGCCGAGGTCCAGGCCATCGCGCGGCAGATCGTGCCCGCCGACCAGTTCCAGTGCTTCAGCAACATCGTGGACCACGAGTCCACCTGGAACTACCAGGCCGTCAATCCCTCTTCCGGCGCCTACGGTCTCGTCCAGGCCTACCCCGGCTCGAAGATGTCGTCCGCCGGCGCCGACTGGCGCACCAACCCGGCGACGCAGATCAAGTGGGGCCTGAACTACATGAACGAGCGCTACGACAGCCCCTGTGGCGCCTGGGACTACTGGCAGGCCAACGGCTCCTACTGA
- a CDS encoding AI-2E family transporter: MSRVPGWLGRLGAGLTEMGERLDERRAEVERESEGAEPEPSPTDVAAFAEVPVEAEELPPPVPRPDPVHAVPWGVRVAAEAGWRLLVLAGTLWVLIKVISAVQLVVMAFVVALLLTALLEPTVARLKRLGVPGGAATAMTAILGFVVIGLMGWFVTWQVMANIDNLSDQVQDGIDDLRRWLLNSPFHVTDKQINGIAQNLRDAIGDNTDSITSAGLEGVTVVVEALTGILLAFFSTLFLLYDGKRIWEWTLKLVPAAARPGVAGAGPRAWATLTAYVRGTVIVALIDAIFIGLGIYFLDVPMAVPLAVFIFLFSFIPLVGAVASGALAVVVALVTQGVFTAVMTLAVVLAVQQIEGHILQPFILGRAVRVHPLAVVLSVAAGGMVAGIGGAIVAVPLVAVTNTVVGYLHTYSREQALRHAPRPRGATAAGVAPVAAPAAAPQSGEPEPPADDVPVTTRR, translated from the coding sequence ATGTCGCGAGTGCCAGGGTGGCTCGGCCGGCTGGGCGCCGGTCTGACCGAGATGGGTGAGCGGCTCGACGAACGGCGCGCGGAGGTCGAGCGGGAGAGCGAGGGCGCCGAGCCGGAACCGTCGCCGACCGACGTCGCCGCTTTCGCCGAGGTGCCTGTCGAGGCCGAGGAACTTCCGCCGCCCGTTCCGCGTCCCGATCCCGTGCACGCCGTGCCGTGGGGGGTGCGGGTCGCCGCCGAGGCCGGCTGGCGGCTGCTGGTGCTCGCCGGGACCCTGTGGGTCCTGATCAAGGTCATCAGCGCGGTGCAACTGGTCGTCATGGCCTTCGTGGTCGCCCTGCTCCTGACCGCGCTCCTCGAACCCACCGTGGCCCGGCTGAAGCGGCTCGGTGTGCCCGGCGGGGCCGCGACCGCGATGACGGCGATCCTCGGGTTCGTCGTTATCGGCCTGATGGGCTGGTTCGTGACCTGGCAGGTCATGGCGAACATCGACAACCTCTCCGACCAGGTCCAGGACGGCATCGACGACCTGCGCCGCTGGCTGCTCAACAGCCCCTTCCACGTCACCGACAAGCAGATCAACGGCATCGCCCAGAACCTGCGCGACGCGATCGGCGACAACACCGACTCGATCACCTCGGCGGGCCTGGAGGGCGTCACGGTCGTGGTCGAGGCGCTGACCGGCATCCTGCTGGCGTTCTTCTCGACGCTCTTCCTGCTCTACGACGGCAAGCGCATCTGGGAGTGGACGCTCAAGCTGGTCCCGGCCGCCGCCCGGCCGGGCGTGGCGGGCGCGGGTCCGCGGGCCTGGGCGACGCTCACGGCGTATGTGCGCGGCACGGTGATAGTCGCGCTGATCGACGCGATCTTCATCGGCCTCGGCATCTACTTCCTCGATGTGCCGATGGCCGTCCCGCTCGCCGTCTTCATCTTCCTGTTCTCGTTCATCCCGCTGGTCGGCGCGGTCGCCTCCGGCGCGCTGGCGGTCGTGGTCGCGCTGGTCACGCAGGGCGTGTTCACCGCGGTGATGACCCTGGCGGTGGTGCTGGCCGTCCAGCAGATCGAGGGCCACATCCTCCAGCCGTTCATCCTCGGCCGGGCGGTACGGGTCCACCCGCTGGCGGTGGTCCTGTCGGTCGCGGCGGGCGGCATGGTGGCCGGCATCGGCGGCGCGATCGTGGCCGTGCCCCTGGTGGCCGTGACGAACACGGTGGTCGGCTACCTGCACACGTACTCCCGCGAGCAGGCGCTGCGGCACGCGCCGCGGCCACGGGGGGCCACGGCGGCCGGTGTCGCACCGGTGGCCGCCCCGGCCGCCGCGCCGCAGAGCGGGGAGCCGGAACCCCCGGCAGACGACGTTCCGGTCACGACACGCAGGTGA
- a CDS encoding alkyl hydroperoxide reductase — MSLDALKSSIPDYAKDLKLNLGSVIGNSELPAQQLWGTVLATAIASRSPLVLRELAPEAKANLSPEAYTAARSAAAVMAMNNVFYRTRHLLSDHEYGNLRAGLRMNVIGNPGVEKVDFELWSFAVSAINGCGLCLDSHEQVLRKAGVGREVVQEAFKIASVIQAVGVTLDAEAVLADI, encoded by the coding sequence ATGTCATTGGACGCGCTGAAGTCCTCGATACCGGACTACGCCAAGGACCTGAAGCTCAACCTGGGCTCGGTCATCGGCAACTCCGAGCTCCCCGCGCAGCAGTTGTGGGGCACCGTGCTGGCGACCGCGATCGCCTCGCGCTCCCCCCTCGTGCTGCGTGAGCTGGCGCCGGAGGCCAAGGCGAACCTCTCGCCCGAGGCGTACACCGCGGCCCGGTCCGCCGCCGCCGTGATGGCGATGAACAACGTCTTCTACCGCACCCGGCATCTGCTGTCGGACCACGAGTACGGCAACCTGCGGGCCGGTCTGCGGATGAACGTCATCGGCAACCCCGGTGTCGAGAAGGTCGACTTCGAGCTGTGGTCGTTCGCCGTCTCCGCCATCAACGGCTGCGGTCTGTGCCTCGACTCGCACGAGCAGGTGCTGCGCAAGGCGGGCGTCGGCCGTGAGGTCGTCCAGGAGGCCTTCAAGATCGCCTCGGTGATCCAGGCGGTCGGTGTGACGCTGGACGCGGAAGCAGTTCTCGCCGACATCTGA
- a CDS encoding peroxiredoxin, translating into MLTVGDTFPEFELTACVSLEKGREFEQIHHKSYEGKWLVVFAWPKDFTFVCPTEIAAFGRLNEEFADRDAQILGFSGDSEFVHHAWRKDHPDLTDLPFPMLADSRHELMRDLGIEGEDGFAQRAVFVVDPHREIQFTMVTAGSVGRNPKEVLRVLDALQTDELCPCNWTRGEDTLDPVKLLAGE; encoded by the coding sequence GTGCTCACTGTCGGTGACACGTTCCCCGAGTTCGAACTGACCGCCTGCGTCTCACTGGAGAAGGGCAGGGAGTTCGAGCAGATCCACCACAAGTCCTACGAGGGCAAGTGGCTCGTGGTCTTCGCGTGGCCCAAGGACTTCACCTTCGTCTGCCCGACCGAGATCGCCGCGTTCGGCAGGCTGAACGAGGAGTTCGCCGACCGTGACGCGCAGATCCTCGGCTTCTCCGGCGACTCCGAGTTCGTCCACCACGCCTGGCGCAAGGACCACCCGGACTTGACCGACCTGCCCTTCCCGATGCTGGCCGACTCCAGGCACGAGCTGATGCGCGACCTCGGCATCGAGGGTGAGGACGGCTTCGCGCAGCGCGCCGTGTTCGTCGTCGACCCCCACCGCGAGATCCAGTTCACGATGGTCACCGCTGGCTCCGTCGGCCGTAACCCCAAGGAGGTCCTGCGGGTTCTGGACGCCCTGCAGACCGACGAACTGTGCCCCTGCAACTGGACCAGGGGCGAGGACACCCTCGACCCGGTCAAGCTGCTGGCCGGGGAGTGA
- a CDS encoding LysR substrate-binding domain-containing protein: MTAGNIGAKRRPPSLAQLRAFAAVAEHLHFRDAAAATGMSQPALSGAVAALEETLGVTLLERTTRKVLLSPAGERLVVRARAVLGEVEALMDEAEAVRAPFTGALRLGVIPTVAPYLLPAVLRLVHERYPHLDLQVHEEQTANLLDGLHTGRLDLLLLAVPLGVPGIVELPLFDEDFVLVTPLDHELGGREGIPREALKELKLLLLDEGHCLRDQALDICREAGRRDAPVTTTAAGLSTLVQLVAGGLGCTLLPRTAVTVETSRSDRLRTGSFAAPAPARRIAFAMRTGAARGAEYEELAGALRTALRPLPVRVLGDEE, from the coding sequence GTGACTGCAGGTAACATTGGGGCCAAGAGGCGCCCGCCCAGCCTCGCTCAGCTGCGGGCCTTCGCGGCCGTCGCCGAGCACCTGCACTTCCGGGACGCGGCCGCCGCGACCGGCATGAGCCAGCCCGCCCTGTCCGGCGCCGTCGCCGCCCTGGAGGAGACCCTCGGGGTCACCCTGCTGGAGCGTACGACCCGCAAGGTGCTGCTCTCGCCGGCCGGCGAGCGGCTCGTCGTACGGGCCAGGGCGGTGCTGGGGGAGGTGGAGGCGCTGATGGACGAGGCCGAGGCGGTACGGGCCCCCTTCACCGGAGCGCTGCGCCTCGGTGTCATCCCCACCGTCGCGCCCTACCTCCTGCCGGCCGTCCTGCGCCTGGTCCACGAGCGCTACCCGCACCTCGACCTCCAGGTCCACGAGGAACAGACCGCCAACCTCCTCGACGGCCTGCACACGGGCCGACTCGACCTCTTGCTGCTCGCCGTCCCGCTCGGCGTGCCGGGAATCGTCGAACTTCCCCTCTTCGACGAGGACTTCGTGCTCGTCACCCCCCTCGACCACGAGCTCGGCGGCCGGGAGGGCATCCCGCGCGAGGCGCTCAAGGAGCTCAAACTGCTGCTCCTGGACGAGGGGCACTGCCTGCGCGACCAGGCCCTCGACATCTGCCGCGAGGCAGGACGCCGGGACGCGCCGGTGACGACCACGGCCGCCGGGCTGTCGACCCTCGTCCAGCTCGTCGCCGGCGGCCTCGGCTGCACGCTGCTGCCACGCACCGCCGTCACCGTCGAGACCAGCCGCAGCGACCGGCTCCGCACCGGCTCCTTCGCCGCCCCCGCCCCCGCCCGCCGCATCGCCTTCGCCATGCGCACGGGCGCGGCGAGGGGCGCGGAGTACGAGGAACTCGCGGGCGCGCTGCGGACGGCGCTGCGACCGCTGCCGGTGCGGGTGCTGGGCGACGAGGAGTGA
- a CDS encoding MarR family transcriptional regulator, which produces MSGYELLARDLAACGRDGFTGEVRVSGSPGGTFHLHGGLVVAVESPGAPAPEALLLRSGRIGGEEWAGLVRESGGARWPATGLIAHGYAGAAQLRVVCAMALQDATFAVVAGGVDGCERGPANGPPPASVTVGEPPTRLLQEASRKLRALLALPYPVSPDRERPVPASLSYVAARLGVLQRELLAHADGRRTARDLAFRTGRGVYTVTVEVARMLGEGLLECVDAPRPIPVRLPPDGHGVRPREPAPPPPPQSSQPSPSEAAALPRRRPGASGINEALMTERNGTGWKEFFRLRNPTAK; this is translated from the coding sequence ATGTCGGGCTACGAGCTGCTGGCACGCGACCTCGCCGCGTGCGGCCGGGACGGCTTCACCGGAGAAGTGCGCGTGTCCGGCTCGCCCGGCGGCACCTTCCATCTGCACGGCGGGCTGGTCGTCGCGGTCGAGTCGCCGGGCGCGCCCGCGCCGGAGGCGCTGCTGCTGCGTTCCGGCCGGATCGGCGGCGAGGAGTGGGCCGGGCTGGTGCGCGAGTCCGGCGGCGCGCGCTGGCCGGCCACCGGGCTGATCGCCCACGGCTACGCGGGGGCCGCCCAGCTCAGGGTGGTCTGCGCGATGGCCCTTCAGGACGCCACGTTCGCGGTCGTCGCGGGCGGCGTCGACGGCTGCGAACGCGGTCCGGCGAACGGACCGCCGCCCGCCTCGGTCACCGTCGGCGAACCGCCCACCCGGCTGCTCCAGGAGGCGTCCCGCAAGCTGCGCGCGCTGCTGGCCCTGCCGTACCCCGTGAGTCCCGACCGGGAGCGGCCCGTGCCCGCCTCCCTCTCCTACGTGGCGGCCCGACTGGGCGTTCTGCAAAGGGAGCTGCTGGCCCACGCGGACGGCCGGCGCACCGCACGCGACCTCGCCTTCCGTACTGGGCGCGGGGTCTACACCGTCACCGTCGAGGTGGCGCGGATGCTGGGCGAGGGGCTCCTGGAGTGCGTGGACGCGCCCCGCCCGATCCCGGTCCGGCTGCCCCCCGACGGACACGGCGTACGCCCCCGCGAACCGGCCCCGCCCCCGCCGCCGCAGTCCTCGCAGCCGTCGCCCTCGGAAGCGGCGGCCCTGCCCCGCCGTCGGCCCGGCGCCAGCGGCATCAACGAGGCCCTCATGACGGAACGGAACGGCACCGGCTGGAAGGAGTTCTTCCGCCTGCGGAACCCGACGGCGAAATGA
- a CDS encoding roadblock/LC7 domain-containing protein — protein sequence MDHKALAREMRGLREQVTGITDTAVAAADGLLIAADTDGSIDPEGLAALAAAGLGLARRTAEATARGALHRTVTYGSHGCAAFYAVGDTALMVVLADEGIEVDRLHRATQPALRRIDLILTEKAPEGV from the coding sequence ATGGACCACAAAGCCCTCGCACGGGAGATGCGCGGCCTGCGCGAGCAGGTGACCGGCATCACCGACACCGCGGTCGCGGCGGCCGACGGGCTGCTCATCGCCGCCGACACCGACGGCTCCATCGATCCGGAGGGTCTCGCCGCCCTCGCCGCGGCCGGCCTCGGTCTGGCCCGCCGCACCGCCGAGGCGACCGCCCGTGGCGCCCTGCACCGCACGGTGACCTACGGCAGCCACGGCTGCGCCGCGTTCTACGCGGTCGGCGACACCGCGCTGATGGTCGTCCTCGCGGACGAGGGCATCGAGGTGGACCGCCTGCACCGGGCGACCCAGCCGGCCCTGCGCCGCATCGACCTGATTCTCACCGAGAAAGCTCCCGAAGGAGTCTGA
- a CDS encoding ABC transporter permease — translation MNLGQWSRDLGMGVRFAFAGGREGWVRAVLTAVGVGLGVAVLLLTTAVPSVLAVRHDREQARLDWPFGDSQPAKADDTLLIAQADTEFRDKDVRGRLLEPEGASAPLPPGVSRFPAKGDMVVSPALKKLLAADGSALLRERVPYRIVGTIGESGLIGSQELAYYTGASGLAKHVNGGGVTRLKEFGNPNPTHEKTDPVLVLLVLVIIVVLLMPVAVFIAAAVRFGGERRDRRLAALRLIGSDGRMTRRIAAGEAMAGSLLGLVLGTVFFLIGRQAAGKVEVMGMSVWPSDLNPSLALAALVALAVPTAAVLVTLFALRGVVIEPLGVVRTAKPTRRRLWWRLLMPVAGLAMLYPMIGQGRENGDFNQYLVTGGVLLLLVGITALLPWLVETVVARLGSGGVAWQLAVRRLQLSSGTAARMVNGIAVAVAGAIALQMLFAGVDGDYSKPTGQDVTRAQMQVRVPDGVPLAATAQKFAGTKAVSKVTALWEGYLGDASWNTENGPNMITELTVGDCSALREVAKLPSCKDGDMFVLDGDEYSADGPKLNKPGKELYLQQSSPEGNQEAVWTVPAGITKAQSVKGLVDWERGGFLMTPSALPKAAEKMVSGELYLSIDESVPDAYEYARNTAFQVDPLANPMNWSSMKQDEKFTSIRTGLLVGSACVLLLIGASLLVSQLEQLRERKKLLSSLVAFGTRRRTLGLSVLWQTAIPIALGLLLALTVGLTLGAVLLKMTSTPVGVDWGSVLAMTGCGAAVVLLVTLLSLPPLMRLLRPDGLRTE, via the coding sequence ATGAACCTGGGTCAGTGGTCCAGAGACCTGGGCATGGGGGTCCGGTTCGCCTTCGCCGGCGGACGGGAGGGCTGGGTCCGGGCCGTGCTGACGGCGGTGGGCGTCGGGCTCGGCGTGGCGGTCCTGCTGCTGACGACGGCGGTGCCGAGCGTGCTCGCGGTACGCCACGACCGTGAACAGGCCCGGCTGGACTGGCCGTTCGGCGACTCGCAGCCGGCCAAGGCCGACGACACCCTGTTGATCGCGCAGGCCGACACGGAGTTCCGCGACAAGGACGTCCGCGGCCGGCTGCTGGAGCCGGAAGGAGCGAGCGCCCCGCTGCCGCCCGGCGTGAGCCGGTTCCCGGCCAAGGGCGACATGGTGGTCTCGCCCGCGTTGAAGAAGCTGCTCGCCGCCGACGGTTCGGCGCTGCTGCGGGAGCGGGTGCCGTACCGGATCGTCGGGACCATCGGGGAGAGCGGGCTGATCGGCTCCCAGGAGCTCGCCTACTACACGGGCGCCTCCGGGCTCGCCAAGCATGTCAACGGCGGAGGGGTGACCCGGCTGAAGGAGTTCGGGAACCCGAACCCGACGCACGAGAAGACCGACCCGGTGCTGGTCCTGCTGGTCCTCGTCATCATCGTGGTGCTGCTGATGCCGGTGGCCGTGTTCATCGCCGCGGCCGTGCGGTTCGGCGGTGAGCGGCGCGACCGCAGGCTCGCCGCCCTCAGACTGATCGGTTCCGACGGCCGGATGACCCGGCGCATCGCGGCGGGCGAGGCGATGGCCGGCTCGCTGCTGGGCCTCGTCCTCGGCACGGTCTTCTTCCTGATCGGCCGGCAGGCGGCGGGCAAGGTCGAGGTGATGGGCATGAGCGTGTGGCCCAGCGACCTCAACCCCTCCCTCGCGCTGGCCGCGCTGGTCGCGCTGGCGGTGCCGACGGCCGCCGTCCTGGTCACCCTCTTCGCGCTGCGCGGAGTGGTGATCGAACCCCTCGGCGTGGTGCGCACGGCCAAGCCCACCCGGCGCCGGCTGTGGTGGCGGCTGCTGATGCCGGTGGCCGGCCTCGCGATGCTCTACCCGATGATCGGACAGGGCCGCGAGAACGGGGACTTCAACCAGTACCTGGTGACCGGTGGCGTCCTGCTGCTCCTCGTGGGCATCACCGCGCTGCTGCCGTGGCTCGTGGAGACGGTCGTCGCCCGGCTCGGCTCGGGTGGCGTAGCCTGGCAACTGGCCGTACGGCGGCTGCAGTTGAGCAGCGGCACGGCGGCCCGGATGGTCAACGGCATCGCGGTGGCGGTGGCCGGGGCGATCGCGCTGCAGATGCTGTTCGCGGGCGTGGACGGCGACTACTCCAAGCCCACCGGCCAGGACGTCACCCGGGCGCAGATGCAGGTCCGGGTGCCGGACGGCGTCCCGCTGGCCGCGACCGCCCAGAAGTTCGCCGGCACCAAGGCCGTCAGCAAGGTCACGGCCCTGTGGGAGGGCTACCTGGGCGATGCCTCCTGGAACACCGAGAACGGGCCGAACATGATCACCGAGCTGACCGTGGGCGACTGCTCGGCCCTGCGCGAGGTGGCGAAGCTGCCCTCGTGCAAGGACGGCGACATGTTCGTTCTCGACGGCGACGAGTACTCCGCCGACGGGCCGAAGCTGAACAAGCCCGGCAAGGAGCTGTACCTCCAGCAGTCCTCCCCCGAGGGCAACCAGGAGGCCGTCTGGACCGTGCCCGCGGGCATCACCAAGGCCCAGTCCGTCAAGGGGCTGGTCGACTGGGAGCGCGGCGGCTTCCTGATGACGCCGAGCGCGCTGCCCAAGGCGGCCGAGAAGATGGTCAGCGGTGAGCTGTACCTCTCGATCGACGAGTCCGTGCCCGACGCGTACGAGTACGCCCGTAACACGGCGTTCCAGGTGGATCCGCTGGCCAACCCGATGAACTGGTCGTCCATGAAGCAGGACGAGAAGTTCACTTCCATCCGCACCGGGCTCCTCGTCGGCTCCGCCTGTGTGCTGCTGCTGATCGGGGCGAGCCTGCTGGTCTCGCAGCTGGAGCAGCTGCGCGAGCGCAAGAAACTGCTGTCGTCCCTGGTCGCCTTCGGCACCCGGCGGCGCACCCTGGGCCTGTCGGTGCTGTGGCAGACGGCGATCCCGATCGCGCTGGGCCTGTTGCTGGCCCTGACGGTGGGGCTCACGCTGGGCGCCGTGCTGCTGAAGATGACGTCCACACCCGTGGGCGTGGACTGGGGCAGCGTGCTGGCGATGACCGGCTGCGGCGCGGCGGTCGTCCTGCTGGTGACGCTGCTGAGCCTGCCGCCGCTGATGCGGCTGCTGCGGCCGGACGGTCTGCGCACGGAGTGA
- a CDS encoding ABC transporter ATP-binding protein, with the protein MNAPGGSLLVAENLKKAYGPTMALDGAEFSIHPGEVVAVMGPSGSGKSTLLHCLAGIVTPDSGSIMYDGRDLATMSDAQRSQLRRSEFGFVFQFGQLVPELTCVENVALPLRLNGTPRKQAERTALGWMERLEVDDLGKKRPGEVSGGQGQRVAVARSLVTSPRMVFADEPTGALDSLNGERVMELLTEAARTANAAVVLVTHEARVAAYSDREIVVRDGKSRDMERVV; encoded by the coding sequence GTGAACGCTCCCGGGGGATCCCTGCTCGTCGCCGAGAACCTGAAGAAGGCGTACGGCCCGACCATGGCGCTGGACGGCGCCGAGTTCTCCATCCACCCCGGCGAGGTCGTCGCCGTGATGGGCCCGTCCGGGTCCGGCAAGTCGACGCTGCTGCACTGCCTCGCCGGCATCGTGACGCCCGACTCGGGTTCGATCATGTACGACGGCCGTGACCTCGCGACGATGAGCGACGCCCAGCGCAGTCAGCTGCGGCGCTCGGAGTTCGGGTTCGTGTTCCAGTTCGGGCAGCTCGTGCCGGAACTGACCTGCGTGGAGAACGTGGCGCTGCCGCTGCGGCTGAACGGCACCCCGCGCAAGCAGGCCGAGCGCACCGCGCTGGGCTGGATGGAGCGGCTGGAGGTCGACGACCTCGGCAAGAAGCGGCCCGGCGAGGTGTCCGGCGGGCAGGGACAGCGGGTGGCCGTCGCGCGCTCGCTGGTCACCAGTCCGCGGATGGTGTTCGCCGACGAGCCGACCGGCGCGCTGGACTCGCTCAACGGCGAGCGCGTGATGGAGCTGCTCACCGAGGCCGCCCGGACGGCAAACGCGGCCGTCGTCCTCGTCACGCACGAGGCCCGGGTGGCCGCCTACTCCGACCGCGAGATCGTCGTACGGGACGGGAAGTCGCGGGACATGGAGCGGGTCGTATGA
- a CDS encoding PadR family transcriptional regulator, with the protein MSIGHTLLGLLESGPRHGYDLKRAFDEKFGHDRPLHYGQVYSTMSRLLKNGLVEVDGIEAGGGPERKRYAITDAGITDVERWLATPEKPEPYLQSTLYTKVVLALLTQRDAADILDTQRSEHLRSMRILTDRKRKGDLADQLICDHALFHLEADLRWLELAAARLDKLKAAVTA; encoded by the coding sequence ATGTCCATCGGTCACACCCTCCTGGGACTCCTGGAGTCCGGGCCCCGCCACGGTTACGACCTCAAGCGGGCCTTCGACGAGAAGTTCGGTCACGACCGGCCGCTGCACTACGGCCAGGTCTACTCGACGATGTCGCGTCTGTTGAAGAACGGGCTCGTCGAGGTCGACGGCATCGAGGCCGGCGGTGGTCCCGAGCGCAAGCGGTACGCGATCACCGACGCCGGTATCACCGACGTCGAGCGCTGGCTCGCCACGCCCGAGAAGCCCGAGCCGTACCTTCAGTCCACGCTGTACACCAAGGTCGTCCTCGCGCTGCTCACCCAGCGCGACGCGGCCGACATCCTCGACACCCAGCGGTCCGAGCACCTGCGCAGCATGCGCATCCTCACGGACCGCAAGCGCAAGGGCGACCTCGCCGACCAGCTGATCTGCGACCACGCCCTGTTCCATCTCGAGGCCGACCTGCGCTGGCTGGAGCTGGCCGCCGCGCGCCTCGACAAGCTGAAGGCGGCGGTGACTGCGTGA
- a CDS encoding SPFH domain-containing protein has product MPAPRVQEFAAQSVGGGLALLLGLVGLLAGGGMIAAATAVTATGLKAALITGGILVALAAFLAMCGLNTVAPGEARVVQLFGRYRGTIREDGLRWVNPFTSREKISTRVRNHETAVLKVNDAYGNPIELAAVVVWNVQDTAQASFEVDDFLEFVATQTEAAVRHIAIEYPYDSHDEDGLSLRGNAEEITEKLAIELHARVEPAGVRIIESRFTHLAYAPEIASAMLQRQQAGAVVAARREIVDGAVGMVEAALSRIAEQGIVELDEERKAAMVSNLMVVLCGDRAPQPVLNTGTLYQ; this is encoded by the coding sequence ATGCCCGCCCCGCGCGTGCAGGAGTTCGCCGCGCAGAGCGTGGGCGGCGGGCTCGCGCTGCTGCTCGGGCTGGTCGGGCTGCTGGCCGGCGGCGGGATGATCGCCGCGGCCACCGCCGTGACCGCGACCGGCCTCAAGGCCGCGCTGATCACCGGCGGCATCCTGGTCGCCCTCGCCGCGTTCCTCGCGATGTGCGGGCTGAACACGGTGGCGCCGGGCGAGGCCCGCGTGGTGCAGCTCTTCGGCCGCTACCGGGGCACCATCCGGGAGGACGGGCTGCGCTGGGTGAACCCCTTCACCTCCCGCGAGAAGATCTCCACCCGGGTCCGCAATCACGAGACGGCCGTCCTGAAGGTCAACGACGCCTACGGCAACCCGATCGAGCTCGCCGCGGTCGTGGTGTGGAACGTGCAGGACACCGCGCAGGCCAGCTTCGAGGTGGACGACTTCCTGGAGTTCGTCGCCACCCAGACAGAGGCGGCCGTCCGGCACATCGCCATCGAGTACCCCTACGACTCGCACGACGAGGACGGGCTCTCGCTGCGCGGCAACGCCGAGGAAATCACCGAGAAGCTCGCCATAGAGCTGCACGCGCGCGTGGAGCCGGCCGGCGTGCGGATCATCGAGTCCCGTTTCACCCACCTCGCGTACGCTCCCGAGATCGCCTCGGCGATGCTCCAGCGGCAGCAGGCGGGCGCCGTGGTCGCGGCGCGGCGGGAGATCGTGGACGGGGCCGTGGGGATGGTCGAGGCGGCGCTCAGCCGGATCGCCGAGCAGGGCATCGTGGAACTGGACGAGGAGCGGAAGGCGGCGATGGTGTCCAACCTGATGGTGGTGCTGTGCGGGGACCGGGCGCCCCAGCCTGTCCTGAACACCGGAACGCTCTACCAGTGA